A genomic stretch from Cydia amplana chromosome 1, ilCydAmpl1.1, whole genome shotgun sequence includes:
- the LOC134651737 gene encoding uncharacterized protein LOC134651737, protein MDKSKAKSRSPAARSPSPYRKADPTPLELDRFIPWMFKKSQSEYTVVIKRVLQEEFPRGRNSRFMSSSRVSRVSTVSVRRTESYPTLATTVPTNTCLIDTENAIQLTIVYSRAGHAVEIAIDGCPFPINRKLTDVISLSLPYHTRLNKLICKGKGLDHGVIVEIVKMMQFSNLTDICLDNTFVPQGTYYVLLDQALALRCLSLSKCKINDIVCKKIAERLEYNGPASRNLRILNLSCNLITNIGAQALGHSLRTNRYVMHLNLCGNSITSVGAGYLLEPLSEFPLSTDEIKERIRRRRDFYSKKTAIPKFPTSTCTNLSIENGKNKDEKSPQKNSSFDSKTFVNLTDSDKKVVSEDFSDPSNLVFKNGRSFSIGNLTLCSLNLGYNCLDYTILSKIIDVLIYQKDQDRTLRRTGLLRIVIEGNNLPVSCEEYSKIEMCLVTLNNEAWSFKKKRRSSSKTRRETSSRNASSSVVLLP, encoded by the exons ATGGATAAAAGTAAGGCAAAATCAAGGTCACCGGCTGCAAGGAGCCCCAGTCCTTACAGGAAAGCGGATCCCACGCCCTTAGAGCTGGACCGCTTCATACCGTGGATGTTCAAGAAATCTCAGTCGGAATACACGGTGGTCATTAAAAGAGTGCTGCAAG aGGAATTCCCTCGAGGTCGCAACAGCAGATTCATGAGTAGTTCACGCGTTTCTCGGGTATCAACCGTGTCTGTTCGGCGAACAGAATCTTATCCTACACTAGCAACAACGGTACCTACCAACACATGCCTTATTGATACAGAAAACGCCATTCAACTAACGATAGTTTACAGCCGAGCCGGCCATGCGGTAGAAATTGCTATTGACGGCTGTCCTTTTCCGATAAATCGAAAGCTAACTGATGTCATCTCACTCTCTCTTCCGTATCACACCCGGCTCAATAAATTGATCTGTAAAGGAAAAGGTCTAGATCACGGAGTCATTGTTGAAATCGTGAAAATGATGCAATTTTCAAATTTAACGGATATATGCCTTGATAATACCTTTGTGCCCCAAGGGACTTACTATGTTTTATTGGACCAAGCTTTGGCACTAAGATGCCTTTCTTTAAGTAAGTGCAAAATCAATGATATTGTGTGCAAGAAAATAGCTGAACGCCTGGAATATAATGGTCCCGCTTCTAGAAACCTTCGTATTCTCAACTTGTCTTGTAATTTAATTACCAATATAGGCGCTCAGGCGTTAGGACATTCACTGAGAACCAATCGTTATGTTATGCATTTGAATCTATGTGGCAATAGCATTACAAGTGTGGGTGCTGGATATCTTTTAGAGCCTTTATCAGAATTCCCTCTCTCTACGGATGAAATTAAGGAAAGGATTCGTAGGAGACGAGACTTTTATAGTAAGAAAACAGCGATACCAAAATTTCCAACAAGTACCTGTACAAATTTGAGCATTGAAAATGGGAAGAATAAAGACGAAAAATCTCCACAGAAAAATTCTTCATTTGATTCAAAGACATTTGTGAATTTAACTGATTCTGACAAAAAAGTAGTGTCGGAAGATTTTTCTGACCCTTCAAATCTCGTTTTTAAGAACGGTCGTAGTTTTTCCATTGGGAACTTAACTTTGTGTTCGTTGAACCTCGGATACAACTGTTTGGATTATACAATTTTGTCAAAGATTATCGATGTGTTAATATATCAAAAAGATCAAGACAGAACTCTAAGACGCACTGGTTTACTGAGGATTGTTATAGAGGGAAACAATTTGCCAGTTAGCTGCGAGGAGTACAGCAAGATAGAGATGTGTTTAGTTACACTTAATAATGAAGCTTGGTCTTTCAAAAAGAAACGAAGATCATCATCAAAAACGCGACGCGAGACAAGTTCTAGAAATGCCTCCTCTAGTGTAGTTCTACTCCCTTAA